The following are encoded together in the bacterium genome:
- a CDS encoding segregation/condensation protein A, with protein MARKVKDVQVVSTDAATDVIGAGPSSALSFKLDIFEGPLDLLLFLIRKDEIDITDIPIARITDEYLKLLRLMQWCDLEIAGEFIVMAATLLRIKSAMLLPRDPEEEDEEDPREELVAALLEYKKFKEGAAILNRREDEERLIYARSDFSAGPLPAKSRFVMDSTLYDLLSAFHDVVSRIEHETEHKVLIAEKTVEERIAELEDLLERQESLEFAALFAGLAARWMVVVTFLAILEMVRLRRITVRQNRAFGELILIRAAAPVEAETWTP; from the coding sequence ATGGCCAGAAAGGTCAAAGACGTCCAAGTTGTATCCACTGACGCCGCCACCGACGTGATCGGCGCCGGGCCGTCCTCCGCGCTGTCGTTTAAGCTCGACATCTTCGAAGGGCCGCTCGATCTGCTGTTGTTCCTCATTCGCAAAGACGAGATCGACATCACCGACATCCCGATCGCCCGCATCACCGACGAATACCTCAAGCTCCTGCGTCTGATGCAGTGGTGCGACCTCGAGATCGCCGGCGAATTCATCGTGATGGCCGCCACGTTATTGCGCATCAAGTCGGCGATGCTCCTGCCCCGCGACCCGGAGGAAGAGGACGAGGAAGACCCGCGGGAGGAACTGGTGGCGGCGCTTCTGGAGTACAAGAAGTTCAAGGAGGGCGCGGCCATCCTCAATCGGCGCGAGGACGAGGAGCGCCTCATCTACGCCCGCTCCGACTTTTCCGCCGGGCCGTTGCCGGCCAAGTCGCGCTTTGTCATGGACTCGACCCTCTACGATCTGCTTTCGGCCTTCCACGATGTGGTGTCACGTATCGAGCATGAGACCGAGCACAAGGTGCTGATCGCCGAGAAGACCGTCGAGGAACGCATCGCCGAGCTGGAAGACTTGTTGGAACGCCAGGAGAGTCTTGAATTCGCCGCCCTCTTTGCCGGGCTGGCGGCGCGCTGGATGGTGGTGGTGACCTTCCTGGCCATACTGGAGATGGTGCGTCTGCGCCGGATCACCGTGCGACAGAACCGCGCCTTTGGTGAACTGATCCTGATCCGGGCCGCCGCGCCCGTGGAAGCCGAAACATGGACACCCTGA
- the scpB gene encoding SMC-Scp complex subunit ScpB: protein MDTLIEPTNRIAGQVAVVDSDAERFVQAVEAVLFAAHEPLAPTMLHSLNGHTGWTLDAVVDEINRRLEQGGHPMRVRKVAGGYQMYILPEFGAIVEAALVKTKTQRLSRAGLETLAIIAYRQPCSTPEIERIRGVAADAPVRTLLERNLITIKGRSDGPGRPLLYGTTDEFLRYFGLNSIEDLPREEELSALLAARTEEQMREKAAEGEHALRLRLPEADGAETDAGESAPVEDVRATPPPNLDN from the coding sequence ATGGACACCCTGATCGAACCGACCAATCGGATCGCCGGCCAGGTGGCCGTCGTCGACTCCGACGCCGAGCGCTTTGTGCAGGCCGTGGAGGCGGTGCTCTTTGCCGCCCATGAGCCGCTGGCGCCGACCATGCTCCATTCGCTCAACGGCCACACCGGCTGGACGCTCGATGCGGTGGTCGATGAAATCAACCGCCGTCTGGAGCAGGGCGGCCATCCGATGCGCGTGCGCAAGGTTGCCGGCGGCTACCAGATGTACATCCTGCCCGAGTTCGGCGCGATTGTCGAGGCCGCCCTGGTCAAGACCAAGACCCAACGCCTCTCCCGCGCCGGGCTGGAGACGCTGGCCATCATCGCCTACCGCCAGCCCTGTTCGACGCCGGAGATCGAACGCATCCGCGGCGTTGCCGCCGATGCCCCGGTGCGCACCCTGCTGGAACGCAACCTCATCACCATCAAGGGACGGTCGGACGGTCCGGGACGGCCCCTGCTGTATGGCACCACCGATGAGTTCCTCCGCTACTTCGGGCTCAACTCCATCGAGGATCTGCCGCGCGAGGAGGAACTCTCCGCCCTCCTGGCGGCGCGCACCGAAGAGCAGATGCGCGAGAAGGCCGCCGAAGGCGAGCATGCGCTCCGTCTGCGGTTGCCGGAGGCCGACGGCGCCGAAACCGACGCCGGCGAGTCCGCGCCGGTTGAGGATGTCCGCGCCACCCCGCCGCCGAATCTCGACAATTAG
- a CDS encoding pseudouridine synthase, with translation MGNSGPETGRERLNRYLARCGVGSRRRADEIIAAGRVALNGVTVDKLATTVDPAVDTVTVDGRPVARTSPDNVWILFHKPAGTLTTRRDVRGRPTIFDRLPPIFAQLIPVGRLDQDTEGVLLLTSDGDGANRLMHPRYEIERIYEAEVQGIPAPSALAQLRQGIDLGDRTLAHADAAVTGKHPHGAVVRLVLREGRKREVKRMMQAIGHRVMRLRRVSFAGLTVHGMQPGDWRRLTEQEVARLLD, from the coding sequence ATGGGCAACTCCGGTCCCGAGACCGGTCGCGAGCGCCTCAACCGCTATCTGGCGCGGTGCGGGGTCGGCTCGCGCCGCCGCGCCGATGAGATCATCGCCGCCGGACGCGTCGCCTTAAACGGCGTTACGGTCGACAAACTGGCGACCACCGTCGATCCGGCGGTCGATACCGTCACCGTCGATGGCCGGCCGGTCGCGCGGACTTCCCCCGACAATGTCTGGATCCTCTTCCACAAACCCGCCGGGACACTGACCACCCGCCGCGATGTCCGGGGGCGCCCGACCATTTTCGACCGCCTGCCGCCGATCTTCGCGCAACTGATCCCGGTGGGACGTCTCGACCAAGACACGGAAGGCGTTCTGCTCTTGACGTCCGATGGCGACGGCGCCAACCGGCTGATGCACCCGCGTTACGAGATCGAGCGCATCTACGAAGCCGAAGTGCAGGGCATCCCGGCCCCGTCGGCGCTGGCTCAGTTGCGGCAGGGGATCGACCTGGGCGACCGGACCTTGGCGCACGCCGACGCCGCCGTGACCGGAAAACATCCCCATGGCGCCGTCGTCCGGCTGGTGCTGCGCGAGGGACGCAAACGCGAGGTCAAGCGGATGATGCAGGCAATCGGCCACCGCGTGATGCGCCTGCGCCGTGTCTCCTTCGCCGGATTGACCGTCCACGGCATGCAACCCGGCGACTGGCGGCGGCTGACGGAGCAGGAAGTGGCACGGTTGCTTGATTGA
- the lysS gene encoding lysine--tRNA ligase produces MTDHIHDTSAELLEHRRHKLDQWRAAGVNPYPHEFARTHQAGAILEGFAALEGRMVRAAGRIVSWRAHGKSTFFHILDGTAQIQCYAKADVLGDLYARLDWLDLGDFIGVEGEVFKTRTGEITINLKSFTLLSKSLRPLPEKWHGLTDTELRYRRRYLDLISNEDVRELFRKRTRIVSAVRAFLDNLGFMEVETPVLQPLYGGAAARPFITHHNALDTDLYLRIADELYLKRLIVGGFERVYEVCKDFRNEGIDRDHNPEFTMVECYAAYWDYRDVMKMLRDLYIHVTTEVNGIPEIPFDGQSIDLSQPWPEYPLLDIIRERTGVDLTNTDPVRARAEAKRIHVEIPDNASYGKVVDEIFSQRVQPDLVAPTFITDYPEEISPLAKKHRSKPGLVERFELFMCRKELGNAFTELNDPIDQRARFMAMAEAARRGEEEAHQLDEDFLLALEHGMPPTGGLGFGIDRMVMAITGAPSIREVILFPTLRPERAAEKDS; encoded by the coding sequence ATGACCGACCACATCCACGACACCAGCGCCGAGTTACTCGAACACCGCCGCCACAAGCTGGACCAGTGGCGCGCCGCCGGGGTCAATCCCTACCCGCATGAGTTCGCGCGCACCCACCAGGCGGGCGCCATTCTTGAGGGATTCGCAGCGCTGGAAGGCCGGATGGTGCGGGCCGCCGGACGGATCGTCTCGTGGCGCGCCCATGGCAAGAGCACCTTCTTCCATATCCTCGACGGCACCGCGCAGATCCAATGCTACGCCAAAGCCGATGTTCTGGGCGATCTCTATGCCCGTCTCGACTGGCTCGATCTCGGCGATTTCATCGGTGTGGAGGGGGAGGTCTTCAAGACCCGCACCGGCGAAATCACAATCAATCTGAAGAGCTTCACGCTCCTGTCGAAATCGCTGCGTCCCCTGCCGGAAAAGTGGCATGGGTTGACCGACACCGAATTGCGCTACCGCCGCCGCTATCTCGATCTGATTTCCAATGAGGACGTGCGTGAATTATTCCGCAAGCGCACCCGGATTGTCTCGGCGGTGCGCGCCTTCCTCGACAACCTCGGCTTCATGGAGGTGGAGACGCCGGTCCTGCAACCGCTCTATGGCGGCGCGGCGGCGCGGCCCTTCATCACCCACCACAACGCGCTGGACACCGACTTATACCTGCGCATCGCCGACGAACTGTATCTCAAGCGGCTGATCGTCGGCGGCTTTGAGCGCGTCTACGAAGTCTGCAAGGACTTCCGCAACGAGGGCATCGACCGCGACCACAATCCTGAGTTCACCATGGTGGAATGTTATGCGGCGTATTGGGATTATCGCGATGTCATGAAGATGTTGCGCGACCTCTACATCCACGTCACCACAGAGGTCAACGGGATACCGGAGATCCCATTTGACGGCCAATCGATCGATCTTTCGCAGCCCTGGCCGGAGTATCCGTTGCTGGACATCATCCGCGAGCGCACCGGCGTGGACCTGACCAATACCGACCCGGTCCGGGCCCGTGCCGAGGCCAAGCGCATCCATGTCGAGATTCCCGACAACGCCTCCTACGGCAAGGTCGTCGATGAGATCTTCTCGCAGCGTGTCCAGCCCGACCTGGTTGCGCCGACCTTCATTACCGACTATCCCGAAGAGATTTCGCCGCTGGCCAAAAAGCACCGCAGCAAGCCGGGGCTGGTCGAGCGCTTCGAGTTGTTCATGTGCCGCAAGGAACTGGGCAACGCCTTCACCGAACTGAACGATCCCATCGACCAACGCGCCCGTTTCATGGCGATGGCCGAGGCGGCGCGTCGCGGCGAGGAAGAGGCGCACCAGCTCGATGAGGACTTCCTGTTGGCGCTCGAGCACGGCATGCCGCCCACCGGCGGGCTGGGCTTCGGCATCGACCGCATGGTGATGGCCATCACCGGCGCGCCCTCCATCCGGGAAGTCATTCTCTTCCCGACTCTGCGTCCCGAACGGGCCGCGGAGAAAGACTCCTGA